ACTACATATTTCTTCTATACTGACCACCAACTTCAAACAAAGCTTCGGTAATTTGTCCCAAAGAACAAACTTTAGTCGCTTCCATCAAATGTTCAAATAGATTATCCCCTTTAATTGCAGCTTCTTGAAGTATGTCTAAATGTTCTTTTACCGAAACAGCATGACATTGATGTAAATTATCAAGCATCTTAATTTGGTACTGTTTTTCCTCTTCGGTTGCACGAATTACTTCCGCTGGAATTACTGTTGGAGAACCTTTAGAACTCAAGAACGTATTTACACCTACAATTGGAAATTCACCAGTGTGTTTCAAAGTTTCGTAATACAAACTTTCCTCTTGAATTTTAGAACGTTGATACATTGTTTCCATAGCACCGAGTACGCCACCACGCTCTGTAATTCTATCAAATTCCTGTAAAACAGCAGCTTCAACTAAGTCTGTTAATTCTTCGATTATGAATGAACCTTGAATCGGATTTTCATTTTTGGCAAGACCTAATTCTTTATTAATAATCAACTGGATAGCCATTGCTCTTCGCACTGACTCTTCTGTTGGTGTTGTAATCGCTTCGTCATAAGCATTGGTATGCAATGAATTACAGTTGTCATAAATAGCATACAAAGCTTGCAAAGTGGTACGAATATCATTGAAATCAATTTCCTGTGCATGTAAAGAACGTCCAGAAGTCTGAATATGATATTTTAACATTTGAGCACGTTCATTGGCACCATATTTATTTTTCATAGCCTTCGCCCAAATTTTTCTAGCTACACGACCAATTACTGCGTATTCTGGATCGACGCCATTAGAGAAAAAGAATGATAAATTAGGTCCAAAATCATTAATATCCATTCCACGGCTCAAATAGTATTCTACATACGTAAAACCATTAGAAAGTGTGAAAGCTAATTGTGTGATTGGATTCGCTCCTGCTTCGGCAATATGATAACCCGAAATAGATACCGAATAAAAGTTTCTAACATTTTGGCTAATAAAATATTCCTGAACATCTCCCATCAAACGCAAAGCAAATTCAGTAGAAAAAATACAAGTATTCTGAGCTTGATCTTCTTTTAGAATATCGGCCTGAACTGTTCCTCTGACTTTTTTAAGCGTTTTGGCTTTTATTTTTTCATATACATCCAAAGGCAATACCTGATCACCTGTTACTCCTAAAAGAAACAATCCTAATCCATTATTACCTTCAGGTAAATCTCCTTGATAATGTGGGCGTTCTACACCTTTTTCTTTGTAGATTTTATTAATAATCTCAGCAACCTCAACTTCTAAATTATTCTCTGTGATATAATGTTCACACTGCTGGTCGATAGCTGCATTCATAAAAAAACCAAGCAGCATTGGAGCTGGACCGTTTATGGTCATACTCACAGATGTCATAGCATGAACTAAATCAAATCCTGAATACAATTTTTTAGCATCATCCAAACAACAGATAGAAACTCCTGCATTCCCTATTTTTCCATAAATATCTGGTCTAATATGTGGGTCATTTCCATACAAAGTAACACTGTCAAAGGCTGTAGAAAGTCTCTTAGCTGGTAATCCTGCGCTTACATAATGAAAACGTTTGTTCGTTCTTTCAGGCCCACCTTCACCAGCAAACATTCGAGACGGATCTTCTCCATCACGTTTAAATGGATACAAACCTGATGCAAAAGGAAACTCCCCAGGAACATTCTCCTGCAAACACCATCGCAAAATATCACCCCAAGCATTATACTTAGGCATTGCTACTTTAGGAATTTGAGAATGTGATAACGATTCCGTATGCGTAGCCATTTTTATTTCCTTGTCACGAACTTTAAAAGTATATACTGGATTTTTGTATTTATTGACTTTTTCATCCCAAGTCAAAATCATTTCCCAGTTGTAGGGATCCAAATCCATTTTTACTTTATCAAATTGATTCAATAAAAGATTAATAAAAATTTTATTATCATCGTGTTCTTTCAAAGCACTTGGAACCACTGAATCATCATCAATTCCTGCTTTGTTAATAGTTGGAACTTTTCCAGAAACACTTTCCAGTGTTTTAAAAATTCCGTATAATTTTTGAGCTACTTGCTCCTGACTTAAAGCAATAATATCATATTTTCTATTATTTTCGGCTATCTCAGATAAATAGCGTGTTCTATGAGGCGGAATCACATAAATCTTCTCACTCATTTCACGAGTGATTTCAAAAGTCGATTTCAAATCTGAATCTGTTTTCTCAACTATTTTGTCCATAATTGATTTATACAACGTATTCATCCCTGGATCATTGAATTGAGAAGCAATAGTTCCGAAAACTGGCATGTTTTCTGGGTTTACATCCCAAAGATTGTGATTGCGTTGGTATTGTTTTTTCACATCTCGAATAGCATCCAAAGCACCACGTTTGTCGAATTTATTCAAAGCTACCAAATCAGCAAAATCAAGCATGTCAATTTTTTCCAATTGAGTTGCAGCTCCAAATTCTGGTGTCATCACATATAAAGAAACGTCTGAATGATCCATAATCTCTGTATCCGATTGACCAATACCCGAAGTTTCCAGAATTATAATATCGTATTTAGCTGCCTTTAAAACCTCAATAGCTTCGGCAACATATTTTGACAATGCCAAATTAGATTGACGCGTTGCCAATGATCGCATGTATACTCTAGGATTATTAATCGCATTCATACGAATTCTATCTCCTAATAGTGCTCCACCCGTTTTACGTTTGGAAGGATCAACCGAAATTAATCCAATAGTTTTTTCTGGAAAATCAATTAAAAAACGACGTACTAATTCGTCTACCAAAGATGATTTTCCAGCTCCACCCGTTCCTGTAATTCCAAGAACTGGAATTTTTGATGTTTTATTTTTTTCGTGAATACTATCAAAGAATGGTTTCGCTATTTCTGGAAAATTCTCGGCGGCCGAAATTAAACGTGCAATAGCTGTTGGCACTTTATCTTCTATTAGGTCTAATTCATTGGTCAATTTATCACCAATAGGAAAATCCGATTGTTGAACCAAATCATTAATCATTCCTTGTAATCCCATGGCACGCCCATCATCTGGAGCATATATCCTAGTAATACCGTAGTTTTGCAATTCAGCTATTTCAGATGGCAGAATTACGCCTCCACCTCCGCCAAAGATCTTAATATGGCTTGCTCCCTTTTCCTGAAGCAAATCATACATGTATTTAAAATATTCATTGTGCCCTCCTTGATAAGATGTCATCGCAATGGCATTAGCATCTTCCTGAATGGCGGTATTAACCACTTCTTCTACACTTCTATCATGACCCAAGTGAATTACTTCAACCCCTGTGGACTGAATAATTCTTCTCATTATGTTTATTGCAGCATCGTGTCCATCAAAGAGTGATGCGGCAGTTACAATTCGAACTTTATTTACGGGTACGTACGGTTTTACTAATTCCATTTTATGAATATGATAATTTAACGGTGCAATTTACACAAATTTTAAAATAAATATCAATAAAAACAATATAAAACACAAAATATGATAATGATGTTTTTTCTTAAGAAAACAAGTCTGTTTTCATAAAAAATTGGTATTTTCGAGCTTTAACATTAACAAAAAGGAAAAACTAAGAATAGTTAAAAATAGAGCTTTATAGCCCGGAAAAGAAACGTTTTCTAACAATATTCCAGTACAATATAGCGACTCTAATTACTATTCTTTTTGAAAATTTAAAACAAATGCAAAGAATTACCATACTTATCCATTGTGAAGATAAAAAAGCAATCGTTGCCTCAGTAACTAATTATATTGCTTCGATTGATGGAAACATTATCTACCTAGACCAACACGTTGACGCTGACGAAAATGTATTTTTTATGCGTTTAGAATGTGAGTTTAGTAAACTTAATTGGAATATTGAATCTATTAAAAGTCACTTTCAGGACAATCTCGCGACTCCTTTCAATATGACTTGGGCAATGTATCCACAAGAACAAAAACCTAAAATGGCTTTGTTTATTTCAAAATATGATCATTGTTTGTATGATATACTGGGACGCTATTGTGCTGGTGAACTTCCTCTTGAAATACCATTAATTATAAGTAATCATGAAGATTTAAAACCAGTTGCCGAGCGTTTTAATATTCCCTTTTATCATGTTCCTTTTACAAAAGACAACAAAGAAGAGGGTGAAAAAGCTCAAATTGCATTACTAAAAGAATTTGATATTGATTTTATTGTTTTGGCCCGTTATATGCAAATTATCACACCAAATTTAATATCTCTGTACAAAAATAGAATTATCAACATCCATCACTCATTCTTACCTGCATTTCCAGGTGCAAAACCATATCACTCAGCTTTCAAACGTGGAGTGAAAATTATTGGCGCTACCAGTCATTATGTTACTGAAGAATTAGACGAAGGCCCAATCATTGAACAGGACATTTCAAGAGTTTCTCACAGCCACTCGATAGAAGATTTTATTATGAAAGGACGTGACTTAGAACGTATTGTACTCGCGAGAGCTATAAAATTACATGCCGAACGAAAAACGATGGTGTATAATAATAAAACGGTTGTATTCTCTTAGAAAATACAACCTTCTTCTTTTTGCCAAAAACAATCTTTAAAGTTAAAAACATTTACATTTTTTTTAGGAAAATTTCAAACTGATAAGAGAGATGATTTATCTACATTTGAAAAAAATAAAAAACAAAATGAAAAAAACCCTACTCCTACTCCTTATTATACCTGCCATTAGTAATGCACAATTTAAAGACATATTAGCTAAAGCTAAAGAAAAAATAAATACAGTTACAAACTCGAACAGTAGCTTAGATATTGCTGCCGGATTAAAAGAAGCCCTTAATAAAGGAGTTTCTGAACAAGTATTTAAACTAACAGCCACTGATGGGTTTTATAAAAATGAAGCTGTCAAAATTGTAATGCCCGAAGAATTAGCAAAACTAGACAAAACCTTACGAAAAATGGGAATGTCAAAATTAGCAGATGAAGGCATTCTAGTTTTAAACAGAGCTGCAGAAGATGCCGTAAAAGAAGCTACACCTATTTTTGTTACAGCAATTAAGAATATAACCATAACAGACGCTAAAAGTATTTTACTAGGGAATGACAATGCTGCAACGGTTTATTTGCAATCGGCGACTACAACCTCACTTTATGCTAAATTTAATCCTGTGGTTCAACAATCTATTGGTAAAGTGGGTGCTGATGTAATTTGGGCTAACATTATTAAACAATACAACACTATGCCATTTGTAGCCAAAGTAAATCCTGATCTTACCGATTATGTAACCCAAAAAGCATTAGACGGAGTTTTCAAAATGATTACTGTTGAAGAAAAAAACATTAGAACTGATATTAATGCAAGAACATCGAATGTTTTAAAGAAAGTATTTGCATTACAGGACAAAAAATAAAAACCAATAAAAATCAGACAGTTAAGTATTTAAAAAATCAGAATTTTAATATGTTAAAATTAAAATGCAAAACTTAACTTTTGAAGATTAACTAATAACAATTCCTTAACAGCAAAACATAAACATTATACTGATCTTTGCAATGTAATAAACTGGTTATTTATTATTTTGGTTTTGGTTAGTTATAAAATTGCCTGCATCTCTAGGATGCGGGCATTTTTTGTTTAGGATATTATCAATTACTGAGCTGTATGTATAAAAGAAAGAACTGCAGTATTGAAAGCATTAGGCTGTTCTACATTTACTACATGTCCACAATTTTCGATTACAAATAATTGAGATGATTTATAATGACTTTCTACTACTTTACGAACAGCCGGAAGAAACATATAATCTTCTTCACCCATAACATAAAGTGTTGGAATATTTAATTCTACTTGTCTAAACCACTTTAGTACAGGATTTATCTCTGCTGTAAGTTTAAACCATTTTATAAATTCTTTTTGGTACAATTTCTTAGCTTCTGTTATAAAAA
The Flavobacterium sp. 5 DNA segment above includes these coding regions:
- a CDS encoding DUF4197 domain-containing protein, producing the protein MKKTLLLLLIIPAISNAQFKDILAKAKEKINTVTNSNSSLDIAAGLKEALNKGVSEQVFKLTATDGFYKNEAVKIVMPEELAKLDKTLRKMGMSKLADEGILVLNRAAEDAVKEATPIFVTAIKNITITDAKSILLGNDNAATVYLQSATTTSLYAKFNPVVQQSIGKVGADVIWANIIKQYNTMPFVAKVNPDLTDYVTQKALDGVFKMITVEEKNIRTDINARTSNVLKKVFALQDKK
- the purU gene encoding formyltetrahydrofolate deformylase produces the protein MQRITILIHCEDKKAIVASVTNYIASIDGNIIYLDQHVDADENVFFMRLECEFSKLNWNIESIKSHFQDNLATPFNMTWAMYPQEQKPKMALFISKYDHCLYDILGRYCAGELPLEIPLIISNHEDLKPVAERFNIPFYHVPFTKDNKEEGEKAQIALLKEFDIDFIVLARYMQIITPNLISLYKNRIINIHHSFLPAFPGAKPYHSAFKRGVKIIGATSHYVTEELDEGPIIEQDISRVSHSHSIEDFIMKGRDLERIVLARAIKLHAERKTMVYNNKTVVFS
- a CDS encoding methylmalonyl-CoA mutase family protein — protein: MELVKPYVPVNKVRIVTAASLFDGHDAAINIMRRIIQSTGVEVIHLGHDRSVEEVVNTAIQEDANAIAMTSYQGGHNEYFKYMYDLLQEKGASHIKIFGGGGGVILPSEIAELQNYGITRIYAPDDGRAMGLQGMINDLVQQSDFPIGDKLTNELDLIEDKVPTAIARLISAAENFPEIAKPFFDSIHEKNKTSKIPVLGITGTGGAGKSSLVDELVRRFLIDFPEKTIGLISVDPSKRKTGGALLGDRIRMNAINNPRVYMRSLATRQSNLALSKYVAEAIEVLKAAKYDIIILETSGIGQSDTEIMDHSDVSLYVMTPEFGAATQLEKIDMLDFADLVALNKFDKRGALDAIRDVKKQYQRNHNLWDVNPENMPVFGTIASQFNDPGMNTLYKSIMDKIVEKTDSDLKSTFEITREMSEKIYVIPPHRTRYLSEIAENNRKYDIIALSQEQVAQKLYGIFKTLESVSGKVPTINKAGIDDDSVVPSALKEHDDNKIFINLLLNQFDKVKMDLDPYNWEMILTWDEKVNKYKNPVYTFKVRDKEIKMATHTESLSHSQIPKVAMPKYNAWGDILRWCLQENVPGEFPFASGLYPFKRDGEDPSRMFAGEGGPERTNKRFHYVSAGLPAKRLSTAFDSVTLYGNDPHIRPDIYGKIGNAGVSICCLDDAKKLYSGFDLVHAMTSVSMTINGPAPMLLGFFMNAAIDQQCEHYITENNLEVEVAEIINKIYKEKGVERPHYQGDLPEGNNGLGLFLLGVTGDQVLPLDVYEKIKAKTLKKVRGTVQADILKEDQAQNTCIFSTEFALRLMGDVQEYFISQNVRNFYSVSISGYHIAEAGANPITQLAFTLSNGFTYVEYYLSRGMDINDFGPNLSFFFSNGVDPEYAVIGRVARKIWAKAMKNKYGANERAQMLKYHIQTSGRSLHAQEIDFNDIRTTLQALYAIYDNCNSLHTNAYDEAITTPTEESVRRAMAIQLIINKELGLAKNENPIQGSFIIEELTDLVEAAVLQEFDRITERGGVLGAMETMYQRSKIQEESLYYETLKHTGEFPIVGVNTFLSSKGSPTVIPAEVIRATEEEKQYQIKMLDNLHQCHAVSVKEHLDILQEAAIKGDNLFEHLMEATKVCSLGQITEALFEVGGQYRRNM